A section of the Brevinematales bacterium genome encodes:
- a CDS encoding chemotaxis protein CheR, which produces MPVKGKKMELDYPQLTDEQFKKFSKMLFELSGIKLRDHKKYLLIHRLSKYVGPTKPFRSFEEYYQAIQTDESGKMVSDFLNVLTTNFTFFFREPVHFEFLREYLEKARDTQEYIRIWSAACSSGEEPYSMAITLKQALTNPADYDTKILATDISRKMLHLAEAGVYHYTKVRGHLEDKLLKDYFDFDKENNDFSVAQPIRDLVSFRYMNLLESFPFNKLFDVVFLRNVLIYFENKEKEYIINKIANYIKPGGFLILGLSESLVGLQHRFKINRNSIYQKL; this is translated from the coding sequence ATGCCTGTAAAAGGTAAAAAAATGGAACTAGACTATCCCCAGTTAACCGACGAACAGTTTAAGAAATTTTCCAAGATGTTATTCGAACTCAGCGGAATCAAACTGCGCGACCATAAAAAATATCTGCTGATCCATCGCCTATCGAAATATGTCGGGCCTACGAAGCCCTTTCGCAGCTTCGAGGAGTATTATCAGGCGATACAAACCGACGAGAGCGGTAAGATGGTATCGGATTTCCTCAATGTCCTGACGACGAATTTTACTTTTTTCTTCCGTGAGCCCGTTCATTTCGAGTTCCTCAGGGAGTATCTGGAAAAAGCCCGCGATACGCAGGAATATATCCGCATCTGGAGCGCGGCATGCTCGTCCGGGGAGGAGCCTTACAGTATGGCGATCACCCTGAAGCAGGCGTTAACCAATCCGGCCGACTATGATACGAAGATACTCGCGACCGACATCTCCCGTAAGATGCTCCATCTGGCTGAGGCCGGGGTGTACCATTATACGAAAGTACGGGGGCATCTGGAGGATAAGCTCCTCAAGGATTATTTTGATTTCGATAAGGAAAACAATGATTTCAGCGTAGCGCAGCCGATCAGGGATCTGGTGAGCTTCCGTTATATGAACCTGCTGGAATCCTTCCCTTTTAATAAATTATTCGACGTCGTGTTCCTGAGAAATGTCCTGATATATTTTGAAAATAAGGAAAAAGAATATATAATTAATAAAATAGCAAATTACATTAAACCCGGGGGATTCCTGATTCTCGGCCTATCGGAGAGTCTGGTAGGATTGCAGCACCGTTTCAAAATCAACCGGAACTCGATTTACCAGAAATTATAA